From Pseudofrankia saprophytica, a single genomic window includes:
- a CDS encoding histone-like nucleoid-structuring protein Lsr2 — protein sequence MAQKTIVSLIDDLSGEEADETVRFGLDGAQYEIDLSEKNATKLRESLAPFVGAARRSGGRASGSRRVAARTPSRRGGGTDRTADIREWARSNGYTVSDRGRIASNIVEAYEKAH from the coding sequence ATGGCTCAGAAGACCATCGTCTCGTTGATTGACGATCTCAGCGGCGAAGAGGCCGACGAGACAGTCCGGTTCGGCCTGGACGGCGCGCAGTATGAGATCGACCTCTCCGAGAAGAACGCGACCAAGTTGCGTGAGTCGCTGGCCCCGTTCGTGGGTGCGGCCCGCCGTTCCGGCGGCCGTGCCTCTGGCAGCCGTCGCGTCGCTGCTCGCACGCCTTCTCGCCGTGGCGGCGGAACGGACCGTACCGCCGACATTCGCGAGTGGGCGCGCAGCAACGGCTACACCGTGAGTGACCGCGGCCGTATCGCCTCCAACATCGTCGAGGCGTACGAGAAGGCCCACTAG
- the ppgK gene encoding polyphosphate--glucose phosphotransferase, translating into MQVFGVDIGGSGIKGAPVEIDDGTLVSPRVRLPTPSPAEPAAVGAVVAEVVGQFGWQGPIGVTFPAVIRGGVAQTAANVDQGWVGTDVAATLAEPLGGREVVVINDADAAGVAEMAFGAGRDVPGLVVMTTFGTGIGTALFLHGQLIPNTELGHLELGGHDAETKASDAAREREDLSWEHWAKRVSRYLTALENLLWPDLIIIGGGVSRKADKFLEQLTVRTTVVPAQLRNDAGIVGAALAAGVDQTRPRVPSRTVRRRPPATRPPGGRRP; encoded by the coding sequence ATGCAGGTCTTCGGGGTCGACATCGGCGGATCGGGTATCAAGGGTGCCCCGGTGGAGATCGATGACGGCACCCTGGTCTCGCCGCGGGTTCGCCTGCCGACCCCGAGCCCGGCCGAGCCCGCCGCGGTCGGCGCCGTGGTGGCGGAGGTCGTCGGGCAGTTCGGCTGGCAGGGCCCCATCGGCGTGACGTTCCCCGCCGTCATCCGCGGCGGGGTCGCGCAGACGGCCGCGAACGTCGACCAGGGCTGGGTCGGCACGGACGTGGCCGCGACCCTCGCCGAGCCGCTCGGTGGCCGGGAGGTCGTCGTCATCAACGACGCCGACGCGGCCGGGGTGGCCGAGATGGCGTTCGGCGCGGGCCGAGACGTGCCGGGCCTGGTCGTGATGACCACGTTCGGGACCGGTATCGGCACCGCGCTGTTCCTGCACGGGCAGCTCATCCCGAACACCGAGCTCGGGCACCTGGAGCTCGGCGGCCACGACGCGGAGACCAAGGCCTCCGACGCCGCTCGCGAGCGCGAGGACCTCAGCTGGGAACACTGGGCCAAGCGGGTCAGTCGCTACCTGACCGCCCTGGAGAACCTGCTCTGGCCCGACCTGATCATCATCGGCGGCGGGGTGAGCCGCAAGGCCGACAAGTTCCTGGAGCAGCTCACCGTGCGCACGACGGTCGTGCCGGCGCAGCTGCGCAACGACGCCGGGATCGTCGGCGCGGCGCTGGCCGCCGGGGTCGACCAGACGCGCCCGCGCGTCCCGTCCCGTACGGTCCGCCGCCGCCCACCGGCCACCCGCCCACCCGGCGGCCGCCGTCCCTGA
- a CDS encoding aminopeptidase P family protein: MASGWAPPADIAPSRDDVAPYGTKRRTLLGTRFPNEALVIPTGGPRVRANDTDYPFRPGSDFFWLTGCHEPEAVLLLLPNAAGDHDAVLYLADRSDRSSSAFYTDRRYGELWVGPRPGVKETSAELEIECRPLTELPDALARLAPGNTRVLRGVDPEVDDAVLGYPRGRAARSSEANRDVELAQALSELRLVKDDFEIVRLEEAIAATVRGFTECVTELPAAVALPNGERWLEGTFWRRARVDGNDVGYGSIVACGHHATTLHWVRDDGPVRPGELALLDMGVESSSLYTADVTRTLPISGEFSEVQRKVYEVVLAAQQAGIEAVRPGAAFLDPHRAAMRVIATALHDWGLLPASVDESLTEDPKAPGAGVHRRYTLHSTSHMLGLDVHDCAQARDETYRDAELAAGMVLTVEPGLYFQPDDLTVPPELRGIGVRIEDDVLVTTDGFRNLSTALPRSAPDIEAWMRQHRPV; encoded by the coding sequence ATGGCGAGCGGGTGGGCACCACCCGCCGACATCGCCCCGTCCCGCGACGACGTCGCACCCTACGGCACCAAACGGCGCACCCTGCTTGGGACGCGATTCCCGAACGAGGCCCTCGTGATACCCACGGGTGGTCCGCGCGTCCGGGCAAACGACACCGACTACCCATTCCGCCCGGGCAGTGACTTTTTCTGGCTCACTGGCTGCCACGAGCCGGAAGCGGTGCTGCTCCTGCTGCCCAACGCCGCGGGCGACCATGACGCCGTGCTGTACCTGGCCGACCGGTCCGACCGGTCGTCGTCGGCCTTCTATACCGACCGCCGCTACGGAGAGCTGTGGGTCGGTCCCCGCCCGGGGGTAAAGGAGACGTCCGCCGAGCTCGAGATCGAATGCCGGCCGCTCACCGAGCTCCCGGACGCGCTGGCGCGGCTCGCCCCGGGGAATACGCGGGTCCTGCGCGGGGTCGACCCGGAAGTCGACGACGCGGTGCTGGGCTATCCGCGTGGCCGGGCGGCCAGGTCGTCCGAGGCGAACCGGGATGTCGAACTTGCCCAGGCCCTGTCCGAGCTTCGGCTGGTCAAGGACGACTTCGAGATCGTCCGGCTGGAGGAGGCGATCGCCGCGACCGTGCGCGGCTTCACGGAATGCGTCACGGAGCTGCCCGCCGCGGTCGCGCTGCCGAACGGGGAACGCTGGCTGGAGGGAACCTTCTGGCGGCGGGCGAGGGTCGACGGCAATGACGTTGGATACGGCTCGATCGTGGCGTGCGGGCACCACGCGACCACCCTGCACTGGGTCCGCGACGACGGCCCCGTGCGTCCCGGCGAGCTCGCGCTGCTGGACATGGGGGTGGAAAGCAGCTCGCTCTACACCGCGGACGTCACCCGTACGCTGCCGATCAGCGGCGAGTTCAGCGAAGTGCAACGGAAGGTGTATGAGGTCGTGCTCGCGGCGCAGCAGGCCGGCATAGAAGCCGTCCGGCCGGGAGCCGCCTTCCTGGACCCGCATCGCGCCGCCATGCGGGTGATTGCCACCGCGCTCCACGACTGGGGTCTGCTGCCGGCCAGCGTCGACGAGTCGCTAACGGAGGATCCAAAGGCGCCGGGCGCCGGTGTCCACCGTCGCTACACGCTGCACTCCACCTCCCACATGCTCGGGCTCGACGTTCACGACTGCGCGCAGGCCAGGGACGAGACCTATCGTGACGCGGAGCTGGCCGCGGGCATGGTCCTCACCGTCGAGCCCGGCCTCTACTTCCAGCCGGACGACCTGACGGTCCCCCCGGAACTGCGTGGCATCGGGGTGCGGATCGAGGACGACGTCCTCGTGACCACCGACGGCTTCCGCAACCTGTCCACGGCGCTTCCGCGCTCGGCGCCCGACATCGAGGCCTGGATGCGCCAGCACCGCCCGGTCTGA
- a CDS encoding DUF6457 domain-containing protein, with protein sequence MSELDRWVARAGDALGLDPAAIDVTELLDLTREVAHGVARPAAPLTAFLVGLASGRAGGGPAAVADAVAVIRALLAEDDRK encoded by the coding sequence GTGAGTGAGCTGGACAGGTGGGTGGCCAGAGCCGGCGACGCGCTGGGACTGGACCCGGCGGCGATCGATGTGACCGAGCTGCTCGACCTGACGCGCGAGGTCGCGCACGGGGTCGCCCGCCCCGCGGCTCCGCTGACCGCTTTCCTGGTCGGTCTCGCCTCCGGCCGGGCCGGCGGCGGCCCGGCGGCGGTCGCCGACGCGGTCGCCGTCATCCGCGCCCTCCTTGCCGAGGATGACAGAAAGTAA
- the moaA gene encoding GTP 3',8-cyclase MoaA produces the protein MQLIDTFGRIATDLRVSLTDRCTLRCTYCMPAEGVPWLPGADVLTDDEVVRLVRIAVQHLGVTEVRLTGGEPTLRPRLAELVGRLAALRPRPALSLTTNGLSLARTAGALRAAGLDRVNVSLDTTRPERFVAITRRDRWHDVVAGLAAAEAAGLTPVKVNAVLTRGVNDDEAPELLRWCLERGYELRFIEQMPLDAQHGWQRSTMVTAGEMLAALRAEFELTAVGDRGSAPAELFAVDGGPAVVGVIGSVTAPFCAACDRVRLTADGHVRNCLFAREESDLRTPLRRGADDDEIVRRWRAAVWSKRPGHGIGEPSFRQPDRPMSAIGG, from the coding sequence GTGCAGCTCATCGATACGTTCGGCCGGATTGCCACCGACCTGCGCGTGTCGCTGACCGATCGGTGCACGCTGCGATGCACCTACTGCATGCCGGCCGAGGGGGTGCCGTGGCTGCCGGGTGCCGACGTGCTCACCGACGACGAGGTGGTCCGGCTGGTCCGGATCGCCGTCCAGCACCTCGGCGTCACCGAGGTCCGCCTCACCGGCGGCGAGCCGACGTTGCGGCCGCGCCTCGCCGAGCTGGTCGGCCGGCTGGCGGCGCTGCGGCCCCGTCCCGCGCTGTCCCTCACGACGAACGGCCTCAGTCTCGCCCGCACCGCCGGCGCCCTGCGCGCCGCCGGTCTCGACCGGGTGAACGTCTCGCTGGATACCACCAGGCCCGAGCGGTTCGTCGCGATCACCCGGCGGGACCGCTGGCACGACGTGGTCGCTGGGCTCGCCGCCGCCGAGGCGGCGGGGCTCACACCGGTCAAGGTCAACGCGGTCCTGACCCGTGGCGTCAACGATGACGAGGCTCCGGAACTGCTGCGCTGGTGCCTCGAGCGAGGCTACGAGCTTCGTTTCATCGAGCAGATGCCGCTCGACGCCCAGCACGGCTGGCAGCGTTCGACGATGGTCACCGCGGGGGAGATGCTCGCCGCGCTGCGCGCCGAGTTCGAGCTCACCGCTGTCGGCGATCGCGGCTCGGCGCCAGCCGAGCTGTTCGCCGTCGACGGCGGCCCAGCCGTCGTTGGGGTGATCGGTTCGGTGACGGCACCGTTCTGCGCGGCGTGCGACCGGGTCAGACTCACCGCCGACGGCCACGTGCGCAACTGCCTTTTCGCCCGCGAGGAGAGCGACCTGCGCACCCCGCTGCGCCGCGGCGCGGATGACGACGAGATCGTCCGGCGGTGGCGCGCCGCCGTCTGGAGCAAGCGCCCGGGGCATGGCATCGGCGAGCCGTCGTTCCGCCAGCCGGACCGGCCGATGTCCGCGATCGGCGGCTAG
- the sepH gene encoding septation protein SepH, whose translation MRELRAVALSEDGGYLVLADANGRADAEQFRVPVDDRLRAALRGARRSEVRTESALTPREIQARLRAGETAADVARAAGIPVERVERYEGPVLAERARVVQEARAALLPKDPGGAAGRPLGEVVDTRLMAGQDDPEAAQWDAWRRVDGIWLVQLTSDSRCARWTWDPVVRRVRPHDDAARALVAPEPLEATPTAAATPAAAPQARQSPPALTLVQDPAQPPPGSRQLPAHPSALPPEQRPRYAQPASFPDSGYPDSQGPAGPFPGTGQPVAPFPAGPTHQEPQYPAHQNPAARHQATRYPAAQHPAEHQPPAARQPGDDFDRASGRPADRYQAPGAYQPAQPRPEHYPPAGYPTGPYPPEPLVPAHYSPVPPPGGDLPSARPLASFAGEPYADDQVGSPSFDEPFNDPFDAGSAQPPAGPAVAPPAAYHFPDHLAGRSGQPPADDLELDQPLGPPVGRPPRPAAAHRPATPPTLDTRPTRPLDARRWPGHDDADLDLDLDTDLFYEPVDRLDPPTPATSRPLPRPATAPPRGSGGPPRGVPSRPAVPPRPETRATPQGPARPATGVPAPAAAFVPPAEPAASFEDPRPTYRRAAAWDAERALGRPAEESPRETAVPSGEPAAAPDDQEFAHSEQAAEAAPPARPRPAVAPARPVRASAGVRAQVVSTPGAVPPAAATAPAQTAAVPAETAAEALAPAAGGIAASTRAGESSRTPELASPATEAVAATAVTRAAPTGPATAQTPVAAEPTAGPAARPITEEPAAQARAEVAAATASPVDEGAEAASAAPAKPDVTKKTPATAGSRPAAARSAPKSAEKPDKAEKSTGKNQDSAPGSTATDGEEGASAQPSNRPRNAPRTGERSGGGRRGRKSVPAWDDIVFGARRT comes from the coding sequence ATGCGTGAGCTGCGGGCGGTAGCGCTCAGCGAGGACGGTGGCTATCTCGTGCTCGCCGACGCCAACGGCCGGGCCGACGCCGAGCAGTTCCGGGTGCCCGTCGACGACCGGCTCCGGGCGGCCCTGCGCGGCGCCAGGCGCAGCGAGGTCCGCACCGAGAGCGCCCTCACCCCGCGTGAGATCCAGGCCAGGCTGCGGGCCGGTGAGACCGCGGCCGACGTCGCGCGCGCCGCCGGCATCCCGGTCGAGCGGGTCGAGCGCTATGAGGGACCGGTGCTCGCCGAACGCGCGCGGGTGGTGCAGGAGGCCAGGGCGGCGCTGCTGCCGAAGGACCCGGGCGGCGCGGCCGGCCGGCCGCTCGGCGAGGTGGTCGACACTCGCCTGATGGCGGGGCAGGACGACCCGGAGGCGGCCCAGTGGGACGCCTGGCGGCGGGTCGACGGGATCTGGCTCGTCCAGCTCACCTCCGACAGCCGGTGCGCGCGTTGGACCTGGGACCCGGTCGTGCGCCGCGTGCGTCCCCACGACGACGCCGCCCGCGCGCTGGTCGCGCCGGAGCCTCTGGAGGCCACTCCGACGGCCGCGGCGACCCCGGCGGCCGCGCCGCAGGCCAGGCAGAGCCCGCCCGCGCTGACGCTCGTCCAGGACCCGGCGCAGCCACCGCCCGGCTCACGCCAGCTGCCGGCGCACCCGTCGGCCCTTCCACCGGAGCAGCGGCCGCGCTACGCCCAGCCGGCGTCCTTCCCCGACTCGGGGTACCCGGACTCCCAGGGCCCGGCGGGCCCCTTTCCCGGAACCGGCCAGCCGGTGGCACCGTTCCCGGCCGGGCCGACGCACCAGGAGCCGCAGTACCCCGCCCACCAGAACCCGGCGGCGCGTCACCAGGCGACCCGATACCCGGCTGCCCAGCACCCCGCCGAGCACCAGCCGCCCGCCGCGCGCCAGCCCGGCGACGACTTCGACCGCGCCTCCGGCCGGCCCGCCGACCGCTACCAGGCCCCGGGCGCCTACCAGCCCGCTCAGCCGCGGCCGGAGCACTACCCGCCGGCCGGATACCCAACAGGCCCCTATCCGCCCGAACCGCTCGTCCCGGCCCACTACTCGCCGGTGCCGCCGCCCGGCGGGGACCTGCCGTCGGCGCGGCCGCTCGCGTCGTTCGCCGGTGAGCCGTACGCGGACGACCAGGTCGGCTCGCCGTCGTTCGACGAGCCGTTCAACGACCCGTTCGACGCGGGGAGCGCCCAGCCACCCGCCGGTCCCGCGGTAGCCCCGCCCGCCGCCTACCACTTCCCGGACCACCTCGCCGGCCGCTCCGGTCAGCCGCCCGCCGACGACCTCGAGCTCGACCAGCCCCTCGGCCCGCCGGTCGGCCGTCCGCCGCGGCCGGCGGCGGCGCACCGCCCGGCGACGCCGCCGACCCTGGACACGAGGCCGACCAGGCCGCTGGACGCACGCCGTTGGCCGGGGCACGACGACGCCGACCTCGATCTGGACCTGGACACCGACCTGTTCTACGAGCCGGTGGACCGGCTGGATCCGCCGACCCCGGCCACCTCGCGGCCACTGCCGCGGCCCGCGACCGCCCCGCCGCGGGGTTCCGGCGGGCCTCCCCGCGGGGTGCCATCCCGGCCCGCGGTCCCGCCGCGCCCGGAGACCCGCGCGACGCCCCAGGGCCCGGCGAGGCCAGCCACCGGCGTGCCGGCCCCGGCGGCGGCGTTCGTCCCGCCCGCCGAGCCGGCCGCGTCGTTCGAGGACCCTCGCCCCACCTACCGGCGGGCCGCCGCGTGGGATGCCGAGCGGGCTCTCGGCCGGCCGGCCGAGGAGAGCCCGCGGGAGACCGCCGTCCCGTCCGGCGAGCCAGCCGCGGCACCTGACGACCAGGAGTTCGCGCACAGCGAACAGGCGGCCGAGGCGGCCCCGCCCGCGCGGCCACGCCCCGCCGTCGCCCCCGCCAGGCCCGTGAGGGCTTCGGCGGGTGTCCGGGCACAGGTCGTCTCCACGCCCGGCGCCGTCCCGCCCGCGGCCGCCACAGCGCCGGCCCAGACCGCCGCCGTGCCCGCCGAGACCGCCGCTGAAGCCCTCGCGCCCGCCGCCGGGGGTATCGCCGCCAGCACCAGGGCAGGCGAGTCCAGCCGCACGCCAGAGCTCGCCTCACCCGCCACCGAGGCTGTCGCGGCCACGGCGGTCACCCGGGCGGCACCGACCGGCCCGGCCACGGCGCAGACGCCGGTCGCCGCCGAGCCGACCGCCGGCCCGGCCGCGCGGCCCATCACCGAGGAGCCGGCTGCTCAGGCGCGGGCCGAGGTGGCGGCCGCCACAGCTTCGCCGGTCGACGAGGGTGCCGAGGCGGCCTCGGCGGCTCCCGCGAAGCCTGACGTGACGAAGAAGACTCCCGCCACGGCCGGCAGCCGGCCAGCGGCGGCCCGTAGCGCCCCGAAATCGGCCGAAAAGCCGGACAAGGCGGAGAAGTCGACCGGGAAGAACCAGGACAGTGCGCCCGGATCGACCGCGACGGACGGTGAGGAGGGTGCGTCGGCACAGCCTTCGAACCGGCCCCGTAATGCCCCGCGAACTGGGGAACGTTCCGGAGGCGGTCGACGCGGACGCAAGTCGGTGCCAGCATGGGATGACATCGTCTTCGGAGCCCGTCGTACGTAG
- a CDS encoding YihY/virulence factor BrkB family protein produces the protein MTTANERASAVAAPVRAESADRPTNTHGRAASGDRAGGAGGRVRTAKTHEADGDQADTVDGHAKPTPPEGDGEGGSDGPSKPPRPEPDQPAADQPAAREAPRRRLVTGVRNRARAALRVAGRAASNAWRDRVLGLAAEAGFWQLLSLPPLLLALLGTIGYIADALGSNAVNSIRTSLLKGASDLLTPEVVDNVVGPTVDQILSRGRPDVISIGFVLSLWTGSTAMATYVNTITIAYGQRDLRSAVRSRLVALRLYIAQVLTGVIILPSLVLGPGLLANLFRANRHPVVKMLLQQVFWPAVGLLALAMLTSLYHQSLPQRRPWLSALPGAIFALLGWLVGSYLLRLYLELVFGNELVYGSLAAPVAALLFFYITALAVLLGAELNASLDKRGLDSPVDADAPADDDAADDGPTEDAATDEARAPSPATAPAPNGQAAPSPPDGAPDRSGQSGA, from the coding sequence GTGACCACGGCCAACGAGCGCGCATCCGCCGTGGCGGCGCCCGTCCGGGCGGAGTCCGCCGACCGCCCGACGAACACCCATGGCCGTGCGGCCAGCGGCGACAGGGCCGGCGGGGCGGGCGGGCGCGTGAGGACGGCGAAGACGCACGAGGCTGACGGCGACCAGGCCGATACGGTCGACGGCCACGCGAAGCCGACACCGCCGGAAGGCGACGGGGAGGGCGGCTCGGACGGGCCGTCCAAACCTCCCCGTCCTGAGCCTGACCAGCCGGCGGCCGACCAGCCAGCGGCGCGGGAGGCCCCCCGACGGCGGCTGGTGACCGGTGTGCGCAACCGAGCGCGGGCGGCGCTGCGGGTGGCGGGCCGAGCGGCATCCAACGCCTGGCGGGACCGGGTGCTCGGGCTCGCCGCCGAGGCCGGCTTCTGGCAGCTGCTCTCGCTGCCCCCGTTGCTGCTCGCGCTCCTCGGAACGATCGGCTACATCGCCGACGCCCTCGGGTCCAACGCCGTCAACAGCATCCGCACCAGCCTGCTGAAGGGTGCCTCCGACCTGCTGACCCCTGAGGTCGTCGACAACGTGGTCGGCCCGACCGTCGATCAGATCCTCTCGCGCGGCCGGCCCGACGTGATCTCCATCGGGTTCGTGCTGTCGCTGTGGACGGGGTCCACGGCCATGGCCACGTACGTCAACACGATCACGATCGCCTACGGGCAGCGGGACCTGCGCTCCGCGGTGCGCAGCCGGCTGGTGGCGCTGAGGCTGTACATCGCCCAGGTCCTGACCGGAGTGATCATCCTGCCCTCGTTGGTGCTCGGGCCGGGCCTGCTCGCGAACCTGTTCCGGGCCAACCGACATCCCGTCGTCAAGATGCTGCTACAGCAGGTGTTCTGGCCGGCCGTGGGGCTGCTGGCGTTGGCGATGCTGACCTCGCTGTACCACCAGTCGCTGCCGCAGCGCCGGCCGTGGCTGAGCGCCCTGCCTGGCGCGATTTTCGCCCTTCTCGGCTGGCTGGTCGGAAGCTACCTGCTTCGGCTCTATCTGGAGCTGGTCTTCGGTAACGAGCTCGTCTACGGCTCGCTGGCCGCGCCGGTCGCCGCGTTGCTGTTCTTCTACATCACCGCGCTCGCGGTGCTCCTCGGCGCCGAGCTGAACGCATCGCTGGACAAGCGGGGCCTCGACTCCCCCGTCGACGCCGACGCCCCCGCCGACGACGACGCCGCCGACGACGGGCCCACCGAGGATGCCGCCACCGACGAGGCGAGGGCGCCCTCGCCAGCGACGGCGCCCGCTCCGAACGGCCAGGCGGCGCCCTCGCCGCCGGATGGCGCGCCGGACCGGTCGGGCCAGTCCGGCGCCTAG
- a CDS encoding LCP family protein, whose product MSPTVPYDGAGRPPGGDRGRGGGYVQGGGYQPVSDRGHGGYPPGDGRQDGGYPYRGPAEDHPDEDPAWRPADGARRVVTVVAAICSLAVLLLACSGWAVIRHYDGKVGHVDLRLDSADRPAAAGRGTQNILLVGSDSRAGTGGEFGEVEGQRSDTTILAHVDRNGSTTLVSFPRDLWVQIPAYSGSDGSTHKAQQSKLNAAFSLGGPALLVRTLEGLTGIRIDHYVQVDFSGFQAITDALGGVTVCVKELPASLRDQGFDNLHDKMSGWSGQVGENRLDGIRALAFVRQRYGLPEGDLDRIRRQQQFLGAVFHRLTAASTLANPVRIRGVLNAATSALTLDTTTSLIDLEPLALRMQGIAGGGGLTFATVPASSATRSGQSVLLTDQAKLEAFLAPLKSGGAVAGGVRAPMTAAAAVSRTADDPSPVRRAWLAAGSAQPVQSVQPAQSLQLAQSTAQPPAASSCTY is encoded by the coding sequence ATGTCACCCACCGTCCCCTATGACGGCGCCGGCCGTCCGCCTGGCGGCGACCGCGGCCGTGGCGGCGGCTACGTCCAAGGCGGCGGCTACCAGCCTGTCAGCGACCGTGGCCACGGTGGCTACCCGCCCGGCGACGGTCGCCAGGACGGCGGTTACCCGTACCGCGGGCCCGCCGAGGACCACCCGGATGAGGACCCGGCTTGGCGGCCGGCCGATGGCGCGCGCCGCGTCGTCACGGTCGTCGCGGCGATCTGTTCGCTCGCGGTCCTGCTGCTCGCCTGTTCCGGCTGGGCGGTGATCCGGCACTACGACGGCAAGGTCGGTCACGTCGACCTGCGCCTGGACTCCGCCGACCGGCCGGCCGCCGCCGGACGCGGTACCCAGAACATCCTGCTGGTCGGCTCGGACTCAAGGGCCGGTACGGGCGGCGAGTTCGGCGAGGTCGAGGGCCAGCGCTCGGACACCACGATCCTCGCCCACGTCGACCGGAACGGCTCGACGACGTTGGTCTCCTTTCCCCGCGATCTGTGGGTGCAGATCCCCGCGTACTCCGGCTCCGACGGCTCGACCCACAAGGCGCAGCAGTCCAAGCTCAACGCGGCCTTCTCACTCGGCGGCCCCGCTCTGCTGGTCCGGACCCTCGAAGGGCTCACCGGCATCCGGATCGATCACTACGTGCAGGTCGACTTCTCCGGGTTCCAGGCGATCACCGACGCGCTCGGCGGCGTCACGGTCTGCGTCAAGGAACTACCGGCGTCGCTGCGTGACCAGGGGTTCGACAATCTGCACGACAAGATGTCGGGCTGGTCGGGCCAGGTCGGCGAGAACCGGCTCGACGGGATCCGCGCCCTCGCCTTCGTCCGCCAGCGTTACGGGCTGCCCGAGGGCGACCTCGACCGGATCCGCCGCCAGCAGCAGTTCCTGGGCGCCGTGTTCCACCGGCTCACGGCCGCCTCGACGCTGGCCAACCCGGTCCGCATCCGCGGCGTGCTGAACGCGGCCACCTCGGCGCTGACGCTGGACACCACGACGAGCCTGATCGACCTCGAGCCGCTGGCCCTGCGGATGCAGGGCATCGCGGGCGGTGGCGGGCTCACGTTCGCCACCGTGCCTGCCTCGTCCGCCACCCGCTCGGGCCAGTCGGTCCTGTTGACCGACCAGGCCAAGCTCGAGGCCTTCCTCGCCCCGTTGAAGTCCGGCGGCGCCGTGGCTGGCGGGGTGCGGGCGCCCATGACCGCCGCCGCGGCCGTGTCGCGGACGGCGGACGATCCGTCCCCGGTACGCCGTGCCTGGCTCGCTGCCGGCTCGGCCCAGCCGGTCCAGTCAGTCCAGCCGGCCCAGTCGCTCCAGCTGGCCCAGTCGACGGCGCAGCCGCCCGCTGCCTCGTCCTGCACCTACTGA
- the mobA gene encoding molybdenum cofactor guanylyltransferase produces the protein MTGWDAIVLAGGQGRRLGGADKAAVTIGGHSLLDRVLRVLATVDPAVDRVVVVGPDRPGLAGRGVVTTREDPPGGGPVAGIAAGLAHVRAPLVAVLAVDMPFLGATWLVQLRAAVAGPSGVGAPPGAAAPVGAASAGGAVPAEAAGAVDVALLVDPDGREQTLAAVWRSAALRAAMPARPTGAAVRALLAGRRVARVPADALSCLDCDAEPDVLAARAAADGLGL, from the coding sequence ATGACGGGTTGGGACGCGATAGTGCTTGCCGGCGGCCAGGGGCGCCGGCTCGGCGGCGCCGACAAGGCCGCGGTGACGATCGGCGGACACAGCCTGCTGGACCGGGTGCTGCGCGTGCTGGCCACGGTCGACCCCGCCGTCGACCGGGTCGTGGTGGTCGGGCCGGACCGGCCGGGGCTCGCCGGCCGAGGCGTCGTGACGACCCGTGAGGATCCGCCGGGCGGCGGGCCGGTCGCGGGGATCGCGGCCGGCCTCGCCCATGTCCGCGCCCCGCTGGTCGCGGTGCTGGCCGTGGACATGCCGTTCCTCGGCGCGACCTGGCTCGTCCAGCTGCGCGCTGCCGTGGCGGGGCCATCGGGGGTAGGGGCGCCGCCGGGGGCGGCGGCGCCCGTGGGGGCGGCGTCGGCGGGCGGGGCCGTGCCAGCGGAGGCGGCGGGCGCGGTGGACGTGGCGCTGCTCGTCGACCCGGACGGGCGAGAGCAGACGCTGGCCGCCGTCTGGCGCTCGGCGGCGCTGCGGGCGGCCATGCCGGCTCGGCCCACCGGGGCCGCGGTGCGGGCGCTGCTGGCCGGCCGGCGGGTGGCGCGGGTCCCGGCGGACGCGCTTAGCTGCCTGGACTGCGACGCCGAGCCGGACGTGCTCGCGGCCCGCGCCGCGGCCGACGGGTTGGGGTTGTGA
- a CDS encoding DUF7455 domain-containing protein: MTGTTTKPTLTNLDRCDRCGAQAYVRVVLPGGSDLLFCRHHAKSHDSKLREMAVEYHDETDKLTVGG, from the coding sequence GTGACTGGTACTACCACCAAGCCGACGCTGACCAACCTCGACAGGTGCGACAGGTGCGGCGCCCAGGCGTACGTACGTGTCGTCCTTCCAGGCGGGAGCGACCTGCTGTTCTGCCGGCACCACGCCAAGTCTCACGACTCGAAGCTCCGCGAGATGGCCGTCGAGTACCACGACGAGACCGACAAGCTCACGGTCGGCGGCTGA